One Armatimonadota bacterium DNA window includes the following coding sequences:
- a CDS encoding carbohydrate ABC transporter permease encodes MRSRGIWRLLAVAALLALAALYLFPYFWMVLTAIKPLPEFYRFPATIFPEHVTFQPFVSVMVARGYLTLLRNSLVICLAAVAVGLVVSLLIAYPVTRLPVSPRFRRALLNWILSLRFLPPIVVVIPFFDIVRHAGLYDNPLSLMLLYAVFSLPFATWMLRGFLLEVPLELEEAALVDGATRLRAFFTILLPQLAPALLATAVITFALSWSEFMFAFILSATPRSQTFPIGVASLVTQFEIIWNEMAAVGTVASAVPVLLLLLARRYVLTALTFGAIREKA; translated from the coding sequence GTGAGATCCCGGGGGATCTGGCGCCTGCTGGCCGTGGCCGCGCTCCTGGCGCTGGCCGCGCTGTACCTCTTCCCCTACTTCTGGATGGTGCTCACGGCGATCAAGCCGCTGCCGGAGTTCTACCGCTTTCCGGCCACCATCTTCCCCGAGCACGTCACCTTTCAGCCCTTCGTTTCGGTAATGGTCGCCCGCGGCTACCTGACACTGCTGCGCAACAGCCTGGTGATCTGTCTCGCCGCCGTGGCCGTCGGGCTGGTGGTCTCCCTGCTCATCGCCTACCCGGTGACCCGCCTGCCGGTGTCGCCGCGCTTCCGGCGCGCGCTGCTGAACTGGATCCTCAGCCTGCGGTTCCTGCCGCCCATCGTCGTCGTCATCCCGTTCTTCGATATCGTCCGGCACGCCGGGCTGTACGACAACCCCCTGTCCCTCATGCTGCTCTACGCGGTGTTCAGCCTGCCCTTTGCCACCTGGATGCTGCGCGGGTTCCTCCTCGAGGTGCCCCTGGAACTCGAGGAGGCGGCGCTGGTGGACGGGGCGACCCGGCTGCGCGCCTTCTTTACCATTCTCCTCCCCCAACTGGCCCCCGCGCTGCTGGCCACCGCGGTGATCACCTTCGCTCTGAGCTGGAGCGAGTTCATGTTCGCCTTCATTTTGAGCGCCACGCCGCGCTCGCAGACGTTTCCCATCGGCGTGGCCAGCCTGGTCACCCAGTTCGAGATCATCTGGAACGAGATGGCCGCCGTCGGGACCGTCGCTTCCGCGGTCCCGGTCCTGCTGCTCCTGCTGGCCCGGCGTTACGTCCTGACCGCCCTGACCTTCGGGGCGATCCGGGAGAAGGCATGA